From a single Paenibacillus sp. FSL R5-0345 genomic region:
- a CDS encoding Gfo/Idh/MocA family protein: MIASERKRVAIIGIGNIARKVYLPLLSQHEHAEVVGVLSHSPTTVEQAVQTYRFPKGTTNLDELFSWDLDAVFVHSPTTTHYDIVTKCLEHGISVYVDKPLSYDFEESRRMAELAQDKGLLLGVGFNRRFAPMYVTAKQWLEEVGGISHCSAIKHRTKLQTGTSRETVHDDLIHMLDLLLWLCGDHYERLRNHLQSNEAGRLLQASGMLSWKHGAVGMYSMIREAGVDVEKLELHGYGRSVEVVDLDKAVLYKKDAKPQIQSFGSWDTVLDRRGFSGVVNDFLSNINTPEQCSIAASAVLPSHMLAAQLAE, encoded by the coding sequence ATGATTGCATCTGAACGTAAAAGAGTCGCCATAATAGGAATCGGCAATATCGCCCGCAAAGTATATTTGCCACTGCTCTCTCAGCATGAACATGCGGAGGTAGTTGGTGTTCTTAGTCATTCACCGACAACGGTGGAGCAGGCCGTTCAAACTTACCGTTTTCCTAAAGGTACGACGAATCTGGATGAGCTGTTTTCTTGGGATCTGGATGCAGTATTTGTACATAGCCCAACGACTACACATTATGATATAGTAACAAAATGTCTCGAACATGGGATTTCGGTATATGTAGATAAGCCGCTGTCCTATGATTTTGAAGAGTCCAGAAGGATGGCGGAGTTAGCACAAGATAAAGGGCTTTTGCTAGGAGTGGGCTTTAATCGCCGTTTTGCCCCTATGTATGTTACCGCTAAGCAATGGCTTGAGGAAGTCGGTGGGATTAGCCATTGTAGTGCGATAAAACATCGAACGAAGCTACAGACGGGTACCAGCCGCGAAACTGTGCATGATGATTTGATCCATATGCTTGATTTGCTGTTGTGGTTGTGTGGAGATCATTATGAACGGCTTCGTAATCATCTTCAATCTAATGAAGCAGGTCGTCTTCTACAGGCATCTGGAATGCTCAGCTGGAAACATGGCGCAGTAGGGATGTACAGTATGATTCGTGAAGCTGGCGTGGATGTGGAGAAGCTTGAGCTACATGGGTATGGCAGATCAGTGGAAGTGGTGGATCTGGACAAGGCTGTTCTTTATAAAAAGGATGCCAAGCCGCAAATTCAAAGCTTTGGAAGCTGGGATACTGTGCTGGATAGAAGAGGTTTTAGTGGAGTGGTGAACGATTTTCTTAGCAATATAAATACACCGGAGCAATGCAGCATTGCTGCTTCAGCGGTACTGCCTAGTCATATGCTGGCGGCACAGCTTGCTGAATGA
- the ric gene encoding iron-sulfur cluster repair di-iron protein, translating into METKQLNDSISDSKQAQSVQAGFTPDALVRDIVLQFPKAADYFKAKRIDFCCGGAKPLAEAAAERGLDQELIISDLNKLFEEYPVPGEEIAWNTAPSEELIDHIINKHHRYLREELPLISQNVTKVYRVHGGDSPHLAELYDLFNTLKEELLTHTAKEEEDEFPKLLTYDANPTEEGLTAIRESLSELENEHDGAGDILRKIRSVTDDFTPPAHACTTYRLTYARLEELESMTFEHVHLENNILFPRYQ; encoded by the coding sequence ATGGAAACTAAACAACTTAATGATAGTATTTCGGATTCGAAGCAAGCACAATCGGTACAAGCTGGGTTTACCCCAGATGCGCTAGTTAGAGATATTGTATTGCAGTTCCCTAAAGCAGCAGATTATTTCAAGGCAAAACGGATTGATTTCTGTTGCGGTGGAGCTAAACCTCTTGCTGAAGCGGCGGCTGAACGTGGTCTGGATCAAGAGCTAATCATCAGTGATCTTAACAAGCTGTTCGAAGAGTATCCAGTACCCGGAGAGGAAATCGCTTGGAATACTGCACCTTCTGAAGAGTTAATTGACCATATCATAAACAAACATCACCGTTATCTCCGTGAAGAGCTACCCCTCATTAGCCAAAATGTAACTAAGGTGTATCGAGTGCATGGTGGCGATTCTCCTCATCTGGCTGAGTTATATGACTTGTTTAACACACTAAAGGAAGAACTACTTACGCATACGGCTAAAGAAGAAGAAGATGAGTTTCCTAAGCTGTTGACGTACGATGCTAATCCTACTGAAGAAGGCTTGACAGCAATCCGCGAGTCATTGTCTGAGCTGGAGAATGAGCATGATGGTGCGGGCGATATTTTGAGAAAAATACGTAGTGTTACAGATGATTTCACTCCACCGGCGCATGCTTGTACGACCTATCGATTAACATATGCTCGGCTGGAAGAGCTGGAGAGTATGACTTTTGAACATGTACATCTGGAGAATAATATATTGTTCCCTAGATACCAGTGA
- the nirD gene encoding nitrite reductase small subunit NirD encodes MKMATQTYTIGTVQDFLLQIGRVVVAGNMELAVFRTSDGAIYALENRSPHPKGGPLAEGIVSGHFLYDPLYDWKIDLRTGEVQAPDQGSVVTYPVSLSGDIVTVSL; translated from the coding sequence ATGAAAATGGCAACACAGACATATACGATAGGAACTGTACAGGATTTCCTGTTACAGATCGGCCGGGTAGTTGTGGCTGGAAATATGGAGCTGGCTGTATTTCGTACCTCTGACGGAGCGATCTATGCGCTGGAGAATCGGAGCCCTCATCCCAAAGGGGGTCCGCTTGCTGAAGGGATCGTTTCGGGACACTTTCTTTATGATCCACTGTATGATTGGAAAATAGATCTTCGCACGGGTGAAGTACAAGCACCGGATCAAGGTAGTGTTGTGACTTATCCTGTCTCCCTTAGTGGAGACATTGTGACAGTGAGCTTGTAG
- a CDS encoding TVP38/TMEM64 family protein produces the protein MKKWFSIILYVSATILAFIYRYDILSWMKEDHNLFSSIGIATLLALFPVVPYKAVIGFFGYAYGSLAGAIICWLATNLAAAILFGVVKYLFQSQARAYLASIPALEKFTAGIERRPFASIVLARLVPIIPQTAVNIYAGAAGLPFWSYIAASGIGKIPGIALYAFLGDHLLQNPGSAITAIIVYAAVLIIAGLSLRPRSQEVKNHR, from the coding sequence ATGAAGAAATGGTTCTCGATTATTCTTTATGTTTCGGCCACAATCCTTGCGTTTATCTACAGATATGACATCCTAAGCTGGATGAAAGAGGATCATAATCTTTTCAGTTCCATAGGGATTGCAACTTTACTGGCTTTGTTTCCAGTTGTACCTTACAAAGCTGTCATCGGGTTCTTCGGTTATGCTTACGGGAGTTTAGCGGGTGCTATAATCTGCTGGCTGGCTACAAATCTTGCTGCGGCAATCCTTTTTGGCGTTGTAAAATACTTATTTCAAAGCCAGGCAAGAGCTTACTTAGCCTCCATACCCGCGCTCGAAAAGTTCACAGCCGGCATAGAACGACGGCCTTTCGCTTCAATTGTCCTTGCTCGTCTCGTGCCGATCATTCCCCAAACAGCGGTCAACATCTACGCCGGAGCCGCTGGTCTGCCTTTTTGGAGCTATATTGCAGCTTCTGGCATAGGAAAAATACCGGGGATTGCCTTATACGCCTTTCTCGGAGATCATCTGTTGCAGAATCCCGGAAGTGCAATTACAGCCATCATTGTGTATGCCGCAGTACTGATTATTGCTGGACTGAGTTTGCGTCCCCGCTCTCAAGAAGTGAAAAATCATCGTTAG
- a CDS encoding DUF4349 domain-containing protein, with protein MRKWGLHYLCLLILTVVLAGCGSADRNSAADSSAKENGSTSNNAAAEVQTQSSMASSADQSTAAAPETETGGGGDNLAVKGSTPDNTIQASAGFTGSDVVAGLNKKLIYKANLNMEVEDYGKAQTEIRNLVTMANGYIIEFNENMSQYEQGGTFILKVPASGFSPFLNKLEQVKHESLQRSIQGQDVSEEYVDLESRLKAKQLMEAQYTEFMKKATKSTDLVAFANELGSIQETIEQIKGRMRYINQNVSFSTVELRVYQTDESIAVKEKEEQGPLLERASDALKGSLNALSVMFQWIVVILAGALPILIGVAIILAVVLVSRKNIRERREQQTERMRQRNKELNREQIIPAAKEIKEAASEDDLKANKDSEKE; from the coding sequence ATGCGCAAATGGGGTCTGCATTACTTATGTTTATTAATTCTTACGGTGGTCTTGGCGGGGTGTGGCTCAGCGGATAGGAATTCAGCGGCAGATAGTTCGGCAAAAGAAAATGGTAGTACGAGTAACAATGCAGCAGCAGAGGTACAAACGCAAAGCTCGATGGCCTCATCTGCGGACCAGAGTACCGCGGCAGCTCCTGAGACAGAAACAGGTGGCGGCGGCGATAACTTGGCTGTAAAGGGATCCACACCAGACAATACAATTCAAGCAAGTGCAGGATTTACTGGTAGTGATGTAGTAGCGGGCTTGAACAAGAAGCTGATCTATAAAGCGAATCTTAACATGGAAGTAGAAGACTATGGAAAAGCACAGACTGAAATACGTAATTTAGTAACCATGGCAAATGGATATATTATTGAGTTTAATGAAAATATGTCGCAGTACGAGCAAGGTGGGACGTTTATCCTTAAGGTGCCTGCCTCCGGATTCTCCCCTTTTCTGAATAAATTAGAACAAGTAAAACACGAATCTCTACAGCGCAGCATTCAAGGACAAGATGTCTCTGAAGAGTATGTTGATCTGGAGTCGCGTTTGAAGGCCAAGCAGTTAATGGAAGCACAATATACAGAGTTTATGAAAAAAGCAACGAAATCCACGGATCTGGTCGCCTTCGCGAACGAGCTTGGTTCGATTCAGGAAACCATTGAGCAGATTAAAGGTAGAATGAGATATATTAATCAGAATGTATCATTCTCTACAGTAGAACTGAGAGTGTATCAGACGGATGAAAGCATTGCTGTCAAAGAGAAGGAAGAGCAAGGACCGTTACTGGAACGTGCTTCAGATGCTCTAAAAGGAAGCTTGAATGCACTATCTGTTATGTTTCAGTGGATTGTCGTTATCCTTGCAGGAGCGTTACCGATACTAATTGGAGTAGCCATTATCCTAGCTGTCGTTCTAGTTTCCCGCAAAAATATTCGCGAGCGTCGGGAGCAGCAGACCGAGAGGATGCGTCAACGAAATAAGGAGCTGAACAGAGAGCAAATCATTCCTGCGGCAAAAGAGATCAAGGAGGCAGCTTCAGAAGATGATCTGAAGGCTAATAAGGACTCAGAGAAAGAGTAG
- the msrA gene encoding peptide-methionine (S)-S-oxide reductase MsrA → MSEHQTNHINTKTEKATFAGGCFWCMVSPFEELPGIISVVSGYTGGHTVNPTYEEVCSETTGHVEAVQITFNPDIFPYSKLLELFWQQIDPTDAGGQFHDRGTSYGTAIFTYSEEQKQQAEASKAALQASGRFSSPIVTPILPATTFYPAEEYHQGYHRKNPGHYKRYRKGSGREDFIETHWTHKEDKQSLKERLTPLQYEVTQNSATESPFRNDFWDHHGDGIYVDIVSGEPLFSSQDKYDSGCGWPSFTRPIRDYAVKEKTDLSHLMVRTEVRSKVADSHLGHVFDDGPGENGLRYCINSAALRFVPKEDLEKEGYGEYRVLFQSA, encoded by the coding sequence ATGAGTGAACATCAGACTAACCATATAAATACCAAGACAGAAAAAGCAACCTTTGCAGGCGGATGCTTCTGGTGCATGGTCTCGCCGTTCGAAGAATTGCCAGGTATCATTAGTGTCGTCTCTGGCTATACCGGCGGTCATACTGTAAACCCGACCTATGAAGAGGTTTGTTCGGAAACGACAGGACATGTTGAAGCTGTACAAATTACGTTCAACCCAGATATTTTCCCTTATAGCAAGTTACTTGAGCTGTTCTGGCAGCAAATTGACCCTACCGACGCAGGTGGACAATTCCATGATCGCGGGACTTCTTACGGAACAGCGATCTTTACCTATTCGGAGGAACAAAAACAACAAGCAGAAGCTTCCAAGGCAGCTCTGCAAGCAAGCGGTCGATTCTCTAGTCCGATTGTAACTCCGATTCTCCCGGCAACCACCTTCTATCCCGCCGAAGAATATCATCAGGGCTACCATCGTAAGAATCCCGGCCACTACAAACGTTACCGTAAAGGTTCCGGCCGAGAAGATTTTATCGAAACTCACTGGACACATAAAGAGGACAAACAAAGCTTGAAAGAACGTCTAACACCACTTCAATATGAAGTCACTCAGAATAGTGCAACAGAATCACCTTTTCGAAATGATTTCTGGGATCACCATGGAGATGGCATTTATGTAGATATCGTATCTGGTGAGCCGTTATTCAGCTCGCAGGATAAATACGATTCCGGTTGCGGCTGGCCAAGTTTTACCCGTCCGATCCGGGACTACGCTGTGAAGGAAAAGACAGACCTCAGTCATTTGATGGTTCGCACAGAAGTACGCAGCAAAGTAGCAGACTCTCACCTAGGTCATGTCTTCGACGATGGTCCCGGAGAAAACGGGCTACGCTACTGTATAAATTCAGCAGCATTGCGATTTGTACCTAAAGAGGATCTAGAGAAAGAAGGCTATGGAGAGTATCGCGTGCTCTTCCAGTCTGCCTAA
- a CDS encoding helix-turn-helix domain-containing protein, translated as MAIKGQKFKNYSDEIKKEAIRLHVEERWTYRKITEHFEIQDQGRVKRWMKKYRELGEFGLLDQRGRRIEYIDQDRYVQKLKRENEMLKKCLEIWMQEVKRTNIESLRTLQKSMPLATCVNSLGSLEVDTTLS; from the coding sequence ATGGCGATTAAAGGACAGAAGTTTAAAAATTACTCAGATGAGATTAAAAAAGAGGCCATTCGTTTACATGTGGAGGAAAGATGGACTTATCGGAAAATTACGGAGCATTTTGAGATACAAGATCAAGGACGGGTAAAGAGATGGATGAAGAAATACCGAGAGCTAGGGGAATTTGGGCTACTAGATCAACGGGGGCGTCGTATTGAATATATCGATCAAGATAGGTATGTTCAAAAGCTCAAACGGGAAAATGAAATGCTAAAAAAGTGTTTGGAAATCTGGATGCAGGAGGTGAAACGCACAAATATAGAGTCATTGAGAACGCTGCAAAAGAGTATGCCGTTAGCAACCTGTGTAAACTCTTTAGGGTCTCTAGAAGTGGATACTACGCTTTCCTGA
- a CDS encoding winged helix-turn-helix transcriptional regulator, protein MEEHQFAMCPRFETAFSFLGKRWNGLIIQTLMSGPKRFKDISGLIPSMSDKMLSERMKDLEGEGILVRHVYPETPVRIEYELTDKGRALQPVMQQIQSWAESWVD, encoded by the coding sequence ATGGAAGAACATCAATTTGCGATGTGTCCCAGATTTGAAACAGCCTTCTCTTTCTTAGGCAAACGTTGGAATGGACTTATTATTCAGACATTGATGAGTGGACCGAAGCGGTTTAAAGATATCTCCGGCCTCATTCCTTCAATGAGCGATAAGATGCTGTCCGAGCGGATGAAGGATTTGGAAGGTGAGGGTATCCTGGTTAGGCATGTATACCCAGAGACACCCGTACGTATTGAGTATGAATTAACAGATAAAGGCCGTGCATTGCAGCCTGTTATGCAGCAAATTCAGTCTTGGGCTGAGAGCTGGGTAGACTAA
- the nirB gene encoding nitrite reductase large subunit NirB, producing the protein MTAKRENLVLVGNGMAGIGTIEQILKLGGAYDITVFGSEPHPNYNRIMLSYVLEGSKTLNDIILNDWNWYEDNNITLHTGTTVTRIDEESKQVVADNGLSVPYDKVIIATGSNSFILPVPGSDKEGVVGFRDISDCDAMLAAAKQYSKAAVIGGGLLGLEAAKGLVNLGMDVTVVHLMEDLMERQLDRNASSMLQAELERQGVKFAMGKQTVELTGEQRVSGLRFSDDSTLAADFVVMAVGIKPNVTLAKESGISVKRGIVVDDYLQTSMQNVYSIGECAEHRGVCYGLVAPLFEQGMVLAKHLCGSETKPYEGSIVSTKLKISGVDVFSAGEFLDSPEHTVISSKDEWKRTYKKILLKNNVIVGAVLFGDVTESANLQKLVKQGAVMTDEIYTEVMGTGCCGGGAKKGASVETMADEEIVCGCNGVTKKAIVDAVTEHGFTTVDEIKACTGATRSCGGCKPVVEQILEFVLGDSFQQAAKQGICGCTTLSRDEIVAEITAKGLKTTKEVMNVLGWKQEEGCSKCRPAINYYLGMINPDTHQDEKESRFVNERMGANIQKDGTYTVIPRMYGGVTTPEDLKKIADVSLKYDVKVVKVTGGQRLDLIGVKKEDLPKVWEELDMPSGYGYAKSLRTVKTCVGSQFCRFGTQDSMGMGALMERKYERLDFPAKFKMAVNGCPRNCAESCTKDIGIVGNDGGWEVFIGGNGGIKPRIADAFCKVKTDEELIEVCSAVMQYYRETGNYLERTSEWVERMGLEQIQTVILNNEENRKELAARIDFALTQVTDPWKKILNDNSTRTALFEETRL; encoded by the coding sequence ATGACAGCGAAGAGAGAAAATTTAGTGTTAGTAGGCAACGGTATGGCGGGCATAGGTACGATAGAGCAGATTTTGAAGCTGGGTGGAGCTTATGACATCACGGTCTTTGGAAGTGAACCTCATCCCAATTACAATCGGATCATGTTGTCTTATGTTCTTGAAGGTAGCAAAACCCTTAATGATATCATCCTAAACGACTGGAATTGGTATGAAGACAATAATATTACCCTGCACACGGGTACTACAGTGACACGAATTGATGAAGAGTCCAAACAAGTTGTTGCAGATAACGGGTTGTCAGTGCCATACGACAAAGTAATTATTGCGACAGGCTCGAATTCTTTTATTTTACCTGTGCCTGGCAGTGATAAAGAGGGCGTGGTTGGGTTTCGAGATATTTCCGACTGTGATGCGATGCTGGCAGCGGCCAAACAATATAGTAAAGCGGCTGTAATCGGCGGGGGATTGCTTGGGCTGGAAGCAGCAAAAGGTCTTGTGAACCTAGGTATGGACGTTACTGTAGTTCATTTAATGGAAGACCTGATGGAGCGCCAGCTTGATCGGAATGCCTCCTCGATGCTGCAAGCTGAGCTAGAGCGTCAAGGTGTGAAATTTGCTATGGGCAAACAAACGGTAGAATTGACCGGGGAACAGAGAGTAAGTGGATTGCGGTTCAGTGATGACAGTACGCTTGCTGCAGATTTTGTGGTAATGGCCGTCGGAATTAAACCGAATGTAACGTTGGCAAAAGAAAGCGGAATCTCCGTAAAACGTGGGATCGTAGTGGATGATTATCTGCAAACCTCCATGCAGAACGTATATTCCATCGGCGAATGTGCCGAGCATCGTGGAGTGTGTTACGGACTGGTGGCCCCGCTATTTGAGCAAGGCATGGTTCTAGCTAAACATTTATGTGGTAGTGAAACGAAGCCTTATGAAGGTTCCATTGTTTCCACGAAGCTTAAAATATCTGGGGTGGATGTATTTTCTGCAGGTGAGTTTTTGGATTCTCCTGAACACACGGTGATCTCAAGCAAAGATGAATGGAAGAGAACCTATAAGAAAATTTTGCTCAAAAATAATGTAATTGTCGGTGCGGTCTTGTTCGGTGATGTGACGGAGTCCGCGAATCTGCAAAAGTTAGTAAAACAAGGCGCGGTAATGACCGATGAAATTTATACAGAGGTCATGGGAACGGGATGCTGCGGTGGGGGAGCTAAGAAGGGTGCTTCCGTAGAGACGATGGCGGACGAAGAAATTGTCTGCGGTTGTAACGGTGTAACTAAAAAAGCGATCGTAGATGCCGTCACCGAACATGGTTTTACTACTGTGGATGAGATTAAAGCTTGCACTGGCGCTACTCGCTCTTGTGGGGGTTGCAAACCCGTAGTAGAACAAATCCTGGAATTTGTCTTGGGTGACAGTTTCCAGCAAGCTGCCAAGCAAGGTATTTGTGGCTGTACAACGCTTAGCCGTGATGAGATTGTTGCTGAAATCACAGCTAAAGGTCTTAAAACAACAAAAGAGGTCATGAATGTACTCGGTTGGAAACAAGAGGAAGGCTGCTCCAAGTGTCGTCCGGCGATTAACTATTATCTAGGGATGATCAACCCTGATACTCATCAAGATGAGAAAGAATCCCGATTTGTAAATGAAAGAATGGGTGCCAATATTCAAAAGGATGGAACCTACACTGTAATACCACGCATGTACGGCGGGGTAACAACACCAGAGGATCTGAAGAAAATCGCCGATGTCTCGCTTAAATATGATGTGAAAGTTGTGAAGGTGACTGGCGGGCAACGCCTGGATCTGATCGGTGTGAAAAAAGAGGATTTACCTAAGGTATGGGAAGAGCTGGATATGCCTTCAGGTTACGGTTATGCCAAATCTCTTCGTACGGTTAAGACTTGTGTGGGCTCGCAGTTCTGCCGTTTTGGCACACAAGATTCGATGGGAATGGGCGCTCTTATGGAGCGTAAGTATGAGCGTCTTGATTTTCCGGCGAAGTTTAAAATGGCTGTTAACGGTTGTCCTCGTAATTGTGCAGAATCCTGCACGAAGGATATCGGTATCGTCGGTAATGATGGCGGTTGGGAAGTATTTATCGGTGGTAACGGCGGTATTAAACCGCGAATAGCGGACGCCTTCTGCAAGGTGAAGACCGATGAAGAGTTAATTGAAGTGTGCTCGGCTGTGATGCAATACTACCGTGAAACCGGAAATTATTTGGAGAGAACCTCCGAATGGGTTGAACGTATGGGGCTAGAACAGATTCAAACGGTCATTCTCAACAATGAAGAGAATCGTAAAGAGCTTGCGGCGCGGATTGATTTTGCCTTAACTCAGGTCACAGATCCTTGGAAAAAAATACTGAATGACAACAGCACACGTACTGCACTTTTTGAAGAAACAAGACTTTAA
- a CDS encoding IS3 family transposase, giving the protein MCKLFRVSRSGYYAFLKRKGTDRDQEAKALIQKVYERYEGVYGYRQIQLFLLQDHGVWMNHKKVLRIMQDLGIRSRIRRKHRCNYATSEGDRVAKNILKRDFKADAPNQKWVTDITQYRVGEKWLYLSAIKDLFNNEIIAYQMSARNDNELVLRTFEQAWSQQKDVTGLIVHSDQGFQYTSHAYHDMLPKVGARISMSRRGNCYDNASMESFFSHLKTEGLYPYDIRNMDEAQRKIEDYIRFYNQHRPQRRLNKLPPVEYRKQLIA; this is encoded by the coding sequence CTGTGTAAACTCTTTAGGGTCTCTAGAAGTGGATACTACGCTTTCCTGAAGCGCAAAGGAACAGATCGGGATCAGGAAGCAAAGGCGCTCATTCAGAAGGTCTATGAAAGGTATGAAGGAGTCTACGGTTATCGCCAAATTCAATTGTTCTTGCTACAAGACCACGGGGTTTGGATGAATCATAAGAAGGTACTCAGAATTATGCAGGATTTAGGCATTCGTTCGAGGATCCGCCGAAAACATCGTTGTAATTATGCTACTTCTGAAGGAGACCGTGTGGCGAAAAATATTTTGAAACGGGATTTCAAAGCGGATGCTCCCAACCAAAAATGGGTGACAGACATTACGCAATATCGTGTAGGCGAAAAGTGGCTCTATCTTTCTGCGATTAAAGATTTATTCAATAACGAAATTATCGCTTATCAAATGAGCGCTAGGAACGACAACGAACTGGTTCTCCGGACCTTTGAGCAGGCGTGGAGTCAGCAAAAAGACGTGACTGGACTGATCGTTCACAGCGATCAGGGATTCCAATACACGTCTCATGCATACCACGACATGCTGCCAAAGGTTGGGGCCCGAATCAGCATGTCTCGCCGAGGCAATTGTTATGACAACGCCTCTATGGAGAGCTTCTTCTCGCATCTCAAAACGGAAGGACTCTATCCTTATGATATCCGAAATATGGATGAGGCACAAAGGAAAATTGAAGATTACATTCGATTTTATAACCAACATCGGCCACAACGAAGGTTAAATAAGCTGCCTCCGGTAGAGTACCGGAAACAGCTTATTGCCTAG